The DNA segment TGAAATTATATGATAGAAACAACGATTAACTTTCTCAATGCGCTGCTTTGGGGAAAGCTTTTAGTATATGGTCTGGTCGGTGCCGGACTGTATTTTACGATTCGACTGGCATTTATACAGCTCACTCATTTTAAGCATTCTGGTGAAATTATGCTTAAAAGCCGACAAGGTGGAGGCCAAAGCGGTCTTTCATCTTTTCAAGTTTTCTGTACTAGCATGGCTGCGCGCGTTGGTGCCGGTAATATGGCTGGTGTGGCCGTTGCAATTACTGCGGCAGGTCCTGGTGCCGTATTCTGGATGTGGCTTATTGCTATACTCGGTATGGCTACCGCTATGGTTGAATCGACGTTGGCACAGGTTTATAAAGTGCGCGATGAAGACGGCCAGTATCGTGGTGGCCCCTCTTATTATATGGAGAAGGGACTTGGTCAACGTTGGATGGGGATCCTATTCTCAATCTTCCTGATCATTGCGTTTGGCTTAGTGTTCAATGCTGTTCAAGCCAATACCATTACCGGTGCGATGACTCAGGTCTTCGGCTTTGACCCTACTTATGTCGGTATCGGCATAGTGATTGTTAGCGCGTTTGTCATCATGGGCGGCCTAAATAAGGTGGCCAAGGTCTCTGAAATCGTTGTTCCGATTATGGCTTTAGCCTATATCTTGATCGCATTTGTTGTTGTGGCAATGAACTTCGAGAAGCTACCAGATGTATTTATGCTGGTGATTAAGAGTGCCTTCGGTCTGCAGGAAGCTGTGGCTGGTGGTGTGGCTTATACTATCGCTCAGGCTATGCAAGCAGGTATTGCTCGTGGTCTATTCTCTAACGAAGCGGGTATGGGTAGTGCTGCTAACGTTGCAGCGAGTGCTTCACCAAACCCAAACCATCCAGCATCGCAAGGCTTTGTACAGATGATGGGTGTGTTTGTTGATACCATCGTTATCTGTACTGCGACTGCTGCCATCATTTTGTTAGCGGGCGACGTAGGCTCAGACAGTGATGGCATCAAACTTACAATTGATGCTCTTACACAGCATGTTGGTCCATGGGGCGGTGGGTTCGTTGCATTAGCGATTTTACTATTCTGCTTTACTTCAATTATTGCCAATTACTCTTACGCTGAAACCAACGTAATGTATTTATCGGGTAATAGTAAGAAAGCACTACCAATATTTAGAGTCTGTGTTTTAGGTATGGTGATGTTTGGTGCTGTCGCAAAAATTGGCCTAGTGTGGAACTTAGCCGATGTGTCTATGGGTCTAATGGCGACGGTGAACATTATCGCCTTACTGCTATTGTCTGGTTTAGCGATTCGAGTGATTAACGATTATCGTCAACAGCTGAAAAGCGGCGAGACGCCAACGTTTGACGCTAGCAAGTTCCCAGAGCTATCTAATTTAGAAGGCGGAATTTGGACGAGCAAAACTGTTGAAGAGGAAGCCAAGGCTCAAGCTAAGGCCGTAGCGAAAGCTGAAGCCGCTAATGCTTAATCTATAAGTTTTATCAGTACAATCTAAAAAACCACGCTGTTTAAGCGTGGTTTTTTTGTTTTTGTTCAGTATCATTAGCTTAATTATTTATCTTTAAAGGCCTCATGTATGCTGATCTTAGTCTCTCCTGCAAAAACGTTAGATTTTGACAATCCTCCAGGCTGCGAAAGCTACTCAATGCCGACGTTACTCGATCAAAGTAAACAGCTTATTGAGGTGTGTCGCACGCTTACCCCAACAGATATTGCGACTTTAATGAAAGTAAGCGATAAAATTGCAGGGCTAAACGTGGCAAGATTTAGCTCTTGGCAAAAAGATTTTACCCCTGAGAACGCTAAGCAAGCAGTGTTTGCGTTTCGTGGCGATGTATATACAGGTCTTGATGCCGATACACTGTCAGAGGCAAGCTTACAAAAAGCTCAGAAGCAACTAAGGATCTTATCGGGTTTATATGGTTTGCTTAAGCCATTAGATTTGATGCAGGCGTATCGATTAGAGATGGGGACCCGACTCGCTAATGATCGTGGCACGAATCTGTATCAATTCTGGGGGGATATCATCACCGATGAAATCAATAAGACCACAGAGGAGCAGGGCGATGAATTCATCATTAACTTAGCGTCGAATGAGTATTTTAAAGCCGTGAAACCTAAGCAACTCAATGCGCAGGTGATCACCCCAATCTTTAAAGACTGTAAGAATGGCCAATATAAAGTTATCAGTTTCTTTGCCAAAAAGGCGAGAGGCATGATGGTGCGTTATATTTTGGATAACCATGTCGACTCGCTAGAGGCATTAATCAAGTTTGATACGGCGGGTTACTACTACAGTGAAAAAGACTCGACAGTTAATGAGCCAGTATTCCTGCGTGAAGCGCAATAGTCGTTAGGCGCATGGGGATAATCGAAGTAATCGGTACCATCTGGCCTGTGGATGCCACTGATATACCTTTAGGTGGCTATATGGATACATCAAGACCGCCGGAGACTGCGTTACAGCCTATAACTACCTCATTAGCTACCATTGACTGAATTAGCTTAATAAGTTGTTTATATCCTTACTCACAGGCTCTAAAGTCGATTTGATAGATACGACCAGTGCCAAAGTCAGATTATGATGACGACAATGCCTTTTGGTGCCGCTTCAACGTTTTTAAGCTATCAAAGCGGATGATATTAGCTTCGATCCCCTCTAAATGTCGCAATGCAGCCTCCTAAGGCTGTTATCACGAGTGGTTGTGGAAATGGAACTTATAGAAGCCTTTGCTTCAGCACTGTGCCACATGAGGACTTGTATCGCTTCTTTATAGACTTTATCAAAGCCTTGCCTCGTCAGTTTAACCTTTGCCCACTGAACAATAATAAGATCTCGTTCACTACCTGCTAGCCGAGAGTCTAGCTCAACGGTTAGAGATTCAACTCGCTCGTAAGTAAGAGTCGCTAAGGGCTTTTGTTGTAAATCAGTGGAAACGGCCTCGTCTCTATTATTTTTTGTGTGCTGGCAACCAATTAAGTTAAGAGGAATTAATCCTCAAAGCATATTGAGATACTTGTTTTTCATAAGTTTTTTTGTTTTTTACTATGTATATCCCACTTTTTAAAACAATCTAGCAAAAAGTGTGCTTTATGTCCCGACTATATCTGTAAGGCAACGCTATATTAGGGCGTCGGTTTGTTTTAGGAGAAATGGCTCGTAATGAATATAGAATTAATGCAGCAACGAGCAGACCATGCCGTTGTATTGTTGAAAGCGTTAGCCAATGAACGTCGTTTATTTATCTTGTGTTATCTTCTTAATGAAGGCGAGATGTGTGTTGGTGAAATGAATAAGAAGTTGGGGTTAAGCCAATCGGCTCTGTCTCAGCACTTAGCTTGGTTACGTAAAGATAATTTAGTCGAAACACGCAAAGAAGCTCAAACGGTTTACTATTCGTTAAAGAGTGAAGAAGTTGCAGAGATCATTAAATTACTGAATAACATCTATTGTGAAAGCTTAAAGACTGTTGCTTAGTCAATCTAAAGTCAGTTGTTAGCAAGTTAAAGTTTAATTTGTTACGGTTGGTTTTTATTGACTCTACAAAAGCTATATAATGGATGACTAATGGAGAGGCTTGCCTCTCTATTTTTTTGTCTGAATTTTGCTAATGTGAACTGTTGGTGTGTACTGGAAATTGCAGATATAAAAAAACCGGCCAAGGCCGGTTTTTTTCATTTGCTTTAAAGCTAAAGATTAAGCAACAAGTGCTTTGATTTTAGCATTTAAGCGTGACTTATAACGAGCAGCCTTATTCTTGTGAATAAGACCTTTAGTCGCCATACGGTCAACAATTGGTTGTGCTACAGCGAAAGCAGCAGTAGCTGTCGCGTGGTCACCTGCATTAATTGCAGCGATTACTTTTTTAACGTAAGTACGTAGCATTGAGCTACGGCTAGCGTTGTGCTGGCGACGCTTTTCAGATTGAAGCGCGCGCTTCTTTGCAGACTTGCTATTAGCCAAGGTGCAACTCCTAAAACTGGGTTTGGTATTTTTAAGGTCGAGGAATATGCCTTATTTTTGTCACTTTGTCAATGACAATGATTGAATCAATCTGATTAACTCAAAATAATCCAACCTACTTGGCTATCTTCAACCTAACTCGTGTAATATGTGGCGCAATTCTAGCAGGTATTGCTATGAGACAATAGAGCTAATACCAATTTTTACGTGATATTAGCGAAAGTTATTTAGCTCTGTAGCAGGGGTGGGGGGCGTTTTGAGCAGAAAGTTAGTTAAGTCAGGCATCATTGTTAGTGCCATGACGTTGATTTCCCGTGTTTTAGGTTTGGTTCGAGATGTTGTTATTGCGAACCTTATGGGAGCAGGAAGTAGTGCGGACGTGTTTTTTTTCGCCAACAAGATCCCCAATTTTTTAAGGCGCCTATTTGCCGAGGGCGCTTTTGCACAAGCATTTGTGCCCGTATTGACAGAATACCAAGAGAAAAATAGTAGCGAAGAAATTAAGGATTTAATCGCAAAAGTTGCCGGAACGTTAGGTGTACTTGTTAGTATCGTGACCTTAGTCGGTGTTATTGCTTCACCAGTCTTAGCGGCCCTGTTTGGCGGGGGCTGGTTTTTAGCTTGGGTCAATGACGAGCCCAATGGGGCAAAGTTTGAACTAGCCTCGTTAATGTTAAAGATTACCTTTCCCTATTTATGGTTTATCACATTTACTGCGTTAGCGGGTTCGATATTAAATACTCGTGGGCGCTTTGCTGTGTCGGCATTTACGCCCGTATTTCTAAACATCGCCATTATCGCTGCGGCTATTTTTCTAGCTCCCAATATGCAACAGCCTGAAATCGGTTTGGCATGTGGTGTATTTTTAGGTGGCTTAATCCAGTTCTTGTTTCAAATTCCTTTTCTTATTAAAGAGAACGCGTTGGTGAAACCTCGTTGGGGATGGAGTCATCCAGGGGTAACCAAAATACGCACCTTAATGATCCCTGCACTTTTTGGTGTTTCAGTGTCACAAATTAACCTGTTGCTCGACACTTTTATCGCTAGCTTCTTAATGACGGGCTCAATAAGTTGGCTGTACTACTCCGATAGACTGCTGGAGTTTCCGTTAGGTTTATTTGGCATTGCCATTGCGACCGTTATCTTGCCGGCTTTATCTAAGCGACATGTCAATGCCGAAAGTGATGAGTTTGCAAAAACCATGGATTGGGGAGTCAAAGCGATAATATTGCTCGGATTGCCAGCAATGTGTGGCCTTATTATGCTAGCTAAGCCGATGTTGATGGTACTATTTATGCGCGGAGCGTTTAGTTATGAAGATGTTGAAATGGCATCTTATAGTTTAATGGCCTACGGCAGTGGTTTATTGAGCTTTATGTTGATTAAAATTTTGGCACCGGGTTATTACTCGCGCCAAGATACTAGGACGCCGGTACGCTATGGCATTATCGCGATGGTGAGTAATATGGTGTTTAACCTTATTTTTGCCATCCCATTCGGTTATGTCGGTTTAGCTATCGCCACCTCAATGTCGGCGATGCTCAACGCGTGTTTATTGTACCGCGGACTGCATAAAGCTAATGTTTATCGTGCTAATAAGGCGACGCTGGTATTTTTTGCTAAATCAGCCGTTGCCGCAGCGGTGATGTTGCTTGTGTTATTCCAATTTGACCCGACAATACCGCAATGGCTTGACTTATCTTTTATAGAGCGTAGTTATACCTTAGTTAAGTTGATTGTATTTGCAGCAATCGCTTACTTTATTTGCTTAGTTTGCCTCGGAATTCGTCCTTGGAAGATGAAAGCTGCTGTTTGAGTGCTGATTATAAAGCCTAGCTGGTATATAATCCGCCCATTTACTCTCATGTGTCGTGTAAGATAATGGAATTAATCCGCGGTATTCATAATATTTTGCCGAAACATCGAGGTTGCGTATTAAGCATAGGCAACTTCGATGGTGTTCACCGTGGTCATGCGGAAGTGATTAATCGGCTCGTGAAAAAAGCAAAACATTTAGGTTTGCCTGCTGTTGTAATGACTTTTGAACCACAGCCACGAGAGTTGTTTCAGGGTGAGAATGCGCCAGCTCGTTTGAGTTTGCTACGAGACAAGATAGTCTTGCTCGATGAGTTAAAGATCGATCGCTTATTATGTGTAAACTTTAATAATAAGTTTTCAAGTTTTACGGCAGAGGATTTTATCGAGCTACTACTCGTTAAGGCCCTTGGTGTGAAGTACCTAGTTGTTGGCGACGACTTTTGTTTTGGGAAGCAACGCCAAGGTAATTTTGAGATGTTACGCAAGGCCGGAGAAAAGCATGGTTTTGCTGTAGTAAGCACTCAGAGTTTTATTCTGGGCGATAAGCGAGTTAGCTCTACGGAAGTTAGACAGTTGCTTGCAAAGGGTAACTTAGAGCAAGCAAGACGCTTGTTAGGGCATCCTTTTACGTTAAGCGGTAAGGTTGCTCATGGTGAAAAAATTGGGAGAACGTTAGGTTTTCCTACCGCTAATATTGCCTTAAAACGCAAAGTGTCGCCTGTTAGAGGCGTGTTTGCAGTTAAATTATATTGGGATAATAGCGACATATATGAAGGCGTAGCCAACGTTGGTTTTAGGCCAACGGTAAATGGTCAAGTCTGTCAGTTAGAAGTCCATTTATTTGATTTTGATGGTGACCTTTATGGCAAAACTGTCGAAGTTGAATTAGTGGCAAAGATTAGAGACGAGCAGCCATTTGGATCGTTAGATGCGCTGAAAAAACAAATTAAAGATGATGCCAATAGAGCGAAAGCCCTACTTGGTAGCGATGCAGGCTGAACAGCTTAGCTAACAAAACGGTAAAGGATCAATGAGCGACTATAAATCTACTTTGAATTTGCCGGAAACAGAGTTTCCGATGCGTGGTAATTTGGCTAATCGTGAGCCAGAGATGTTGAAATCTTGGAACGAGAACGGACTGTACCAGCAGATCCGTGAAAGCCGTAAAGATGCTAAACCGTTTATTTTGCATGATGGTCCTCCATATGCGAACGGTGATATCCATATTGGACACTCAGTAAACAAAATTCTTAAAGATATTATTATTAAGTCAAAGACCATGTCTGGTTTTGACGCGCCGTACATTCCAGGCTGGGACTGTCATGGTCTACCGATTGAGCTGAAAGTAGAGCAAAAAGTGGGTAAACCAGGCCATAAGGTTACTGCAGCTGAGTTTCGTCAAAAGTGCCGTGAATACGCT comes from the Shewanella halifaxensis HAW-EB4 genome and includes:
- a CDS encoding alanine/glycine:cation symporter family protein, whose protein sequence is MIETTINFLNALLWGKLLVYGLVGAGLYFTIRLAFIQLTHFKHSGEIMLKSRQGGGQSGLSSFQVFCTSMAARVGAGNMAGVAVAITAAGPGAVFWMWLIAILGMATAMVESTLAQVYKVRDEDGQYRGGPSYYMEKGLGQRWMGILFSIFLIIAFGLVFNAVQANTITGAMTQVFGFDPTYVGIGIVIVSAFVIMGGLNKVAKVSEIVVPIMALAYILIAFVVVAMNFEKLPDVFMLVIKSAFGLQEAVAGGVAYTIAQAMQAGIARGLFSNEAGMGSAANVAASASPNPNHPASQGFVQMMGVFVDTIVICTATAAIILLAGDVGSDSDGIKLTIDALTQHVGPWGGGFVALAILLFCFTSIIANYSYAETNVMYLSGNSKKALPIFRVCVLGMVMFGAVAKIGLVWNLADVSMGLMATVNIIALLLLSGLAIRVINDYRQQLKSGETPTFDASKFPELSNLEGGIWTSKTVEEEAKAQAKAVAKAEAANA
- the yaaA gene encoding peroxide stress protein YaaA, translated to MLILVSPAKTLDFDNPPGCESYSMPTLLDQSKQLIEVCRTLTPTDIATLMKVSDKIAGLNVARFSSWQKDFTPENAKQAVFAFRGDVYTGLDADTLSEASLQKAQKQLRILSGLYGLLKPLDLMQAYRLEMGTRLANDRGTNLYQFWGDIITDEINKTTEEQGDEFIINLASNEYFKAVKPKQLNAQVITPIFKDCKNGQYKVISFFAKKARGMMVRYILDNHVDSLEALIKFDTAGYYYSEKDSTVNEPVFLREAQ
- a CDS encoding ArsR/SmtB family transcription factor, which codes for MNIELMQQRADHAVVLLKALANERRLFILCYLLNEGEMCVGEMNKKLGLSQSALSQHLAWLRKDNLVETRKEAQTVYYSLKSEEVAEIIKLLNNIYCESLKTVA
- the rpsT gene encoding 30S ribosomal protein S20 codes for the protein MANSKSAKKRALQSEKRRQHNASRSSMLRTYVKKVIAAINAGDHATATAAFAVAQPIVDRMATKGLIHKNKAARYKSRLNAKIKALVA
- the murJ gene encoding murein biosynthesis integral membrane protein MurJ; the encoded protein is MSRKLVKSGIIVSAMTLISRVLGLVRDVVIANLMGAGSSADVFFFANKIPNFLRRLFAEGAFAQAFVPVLTEYQEKNSSEEIKDLIAKVAGTLGVLVSIVTLVGVIASPVLAALFGGGWFLAWVNDEPNGAKFELASLMLKITFPYLWFITFTALAGSILNTRGRFAVSAFTPVFLNIAIIAAAIFLAPNMQQPEIGLACGVFLGGLIQFLFQIPFLIKENALVKPRWGWSHPGVTKIRTLMIPALFGVSVSQINLLLDTFIASFLMTGSISWLYYSDRLLEFPLGLFGIAIATVILPALSKRHVNAESDEFAKTMDWGVKAIILLGLPAMCGLIMLAKPMLMVLFMRGAFSYEDVEMASYSLMAYGSGLLSFMLIKILAPGYYSRQDTRTPVRYGIIAMVSNMVFNLIFAIPFGYVGLAIATSMSAMLNACLLYRGLHKANVYRANKATLVFFAKSAVAAAVMLLVLFQFDPTIPQWLDLSFIERSYTLVKLIVFAAIAYFICLVCLGIRPWKMKAAV
- the ribF gene encoding bifunctional riboflavin kinase/FAD synthetase, which translates into the protein MELIRGIHNILPKHRGCVLSIGNFDGVHRGHAEVINRLVKKAKHLGLPAVVMTFEPQPRELFQGENAPARLSLLRDKIVLLDELKIDRLLCVNFNNKFSSFTAEDFIELLLVKALGVKYLVVGDDFCFGKQRQGNFEMLRKAGEKHGFAVVSTQSFILGDKRVSSTEVRQLLAKGNLEQARRLLGHPFTLSGKVAHGEKIGRTLGFPTANIALKRKVSPVRGVFAVKLYWDNSDIYEGVANVGFRPTVNGQVCQLEVHLFDFDGDLYGKTVEVELVAKIRDEQPFGSLDALKKQIKDDANRAKALLGSDAG